Part of the Synechococcus sp. MU1643 genome, ACGCGCTGATCACCCCGTGCCACCGGATTCCCGAGCTTGGGAATGCCCAGGTTCGACAAGGTGAGCACCGTGCCGGGCTGGGTGCCGGCAGGGATGTCCAGCTCCTTACTGCCGTCCACCGTTTCCACCTCGATGGTGTCGCCAAGAATCGCCTGGAGGTAGCTGACCTTGACCTCCGAAAAGATGTTCAGACCATCCCGCTGCAAGCGCGGGTGATTTCGAACGGTGAGGAAGACGTAAAGGTCACCGGACGGGCCTCCCCGGGGTCCCGCGTTGCCTTCGCCAGTCACGCGAAGCCGTGTTCCGGTGTCCACTCCAGCAGGAATGTTGATCCGCAGCTTCTTGCGCACCTGTTTGACACCCTGACCTCCACAGGACCCGCAGGGATCCGAAATCACCTGGCCAGTGCCCCCACAGGTGGGGCACTCGGCGACCTGAGTGAAGCTGCCGAAGGGAGTCCGCGTAGCACGGCGCACCTGCCCCGCGCCGCCACAGGTGCCGCAGGTAGTGGGCCCACTTCCCGCTTTGGCACCGCTGCCGCCGCAGGTGTCGCAGGTCTCCAGATGCGGGATCTTGATCTCCTGCTCCTGACCGAACACCGCCTGCTCGAAATCGATCGTCAGGTCGTAACGAAGGTCATCCCCCTGCTGGGGGCCCTGACGCCGCGGCCGCCCACCCCCGGCACCGCCGGGTCCACCGAAGCCCTGGAAAAACGTCTCGAACAGATCCGCGAATCCGCCCATGTCGCCCATGTCCTGAGCACCGGCCGCACCACCAAGACCGGCTTCACCGAACTGGTCGTAACGGGCCCGTGTCTGGGGATCACTGAGCACCTCGTAGGCGCGGCCAATTTCCTTAAAACGGTCTTCAGCGCCGGGATCCTTATTGATATCGGGGTGGTACTGACGCGCCATGCGCCGATAAGCCTGCTTGAGGCTGTCGGGATCCACATCTCGGCTGACGCCGAGCAGGTCGTAGAAGTCGGCCATCAGGCCTCCTCCACCGTCTGATCCGGTGCTGCCTCAGCAGGCGCTGAGGCTGGATCGGATGGTCCTGGACCCATCGACACCTTCACCATGGCGTGGCGCAACACACGACCATCGCGGTGGTAGCCCCGCTGAAGCTCCTCACACACCACATCCTCAGCGAACTCGCTGCTTTCCTCGCGCAACACGGCCTCATGCAGGTTCGGGTCGAACTCCTGACCGACCACCTCCATCCGGGCTACCCCCTGCTGCTTCAGCACCTCCACCAATTGCTTGTAGAGACCCTGATAACTGCGATGCAGCGCCTGGGCTTCTTCCCCTTCGGGATTGAGCTGCTGACGGGCCCGCTCGAAGTTATCGACCACCGGAAGGATTTCGGTGAGGGTCGAGCAGACCAGTTGCTGACGCATGTCGTCCTGGTCGCGGCTCTGGCGCTTGCGGAAGTTGTCGAAATCCGCCGCAATACGCATGTATTGGCTGTTGAGCGTCTCGTGCTCCTGCTTTAGCGAACTCAACTCCTGCTCGAGTTGCTGCATCCGATCCGCAGGATCCACAGCTGCAGGAGCCTGTTCGGACGTCGCCTCTGGCGCATCAGGAGCGGGCTCCGGCGGTGCTGGAACAGCACCGGACTCAACAGTTTGGTCCTGCTCTGGGGTGGAGGCGTCGCCGCTCATGCTGACCGCTCAGGGATTGCTGTCTAGACATGTTGAAGGGCAACGCTCACCTCCCACAAGCTGCGGAAGCCCGCACCTCGGTCGCAACCCATGACTCTGACGCTGCCCACCCCCGATGCCGGCAACGCGGCGCGGCAGCGTTTCGCCCTTGAATTGCTGTTGCAACAGCGGGTTCCAGGGCCGGACCAGCTGCTGGCAAACCGCTACCTGCTGGCGATGTACCTGCCGATGTTCACCGTGTTTGATCAGATCCACTGAGCACTGCAGCGATGGCCTGGCCCGCTAACCAACCGCCGCTCCAGCAGGCCTGAAAGTTAAAACCGCCGGTTACACCATCCACATCCAGCAGTTCTCCGGCCAAGTAAAGACCGGGGCAGCGGCGGCTCTCCATCGTGGCCAGGTTGACGTCCCCCAGGGCGACACCGCCGGCGGTAACGAACTCCTCCCCGAACGGTCCACGTCCCTGGATCGGCACACTCTGCGCGCAGAGCAGCTCTACCAATCGACGCTCCGCCTTGATCGGCAGATCGGCCCAACGGCGTTCTGGCTCCACCCCAGCGATGGTCAAAAAGATCTGCCACAACCGCCGCGGCAAATGCTCGAACGGCTTCGCTGCTGAAAGAGTTCGCCGCGCCTGCTCCTGCCGCCATTGCTGCAATCGCTCGGTCAGCCCCGAACGACCCAACCCAGCACTCCAGTCCAGCTTCAGCTCGCCCTGATAGCGGTTCTGATGCAGGGCCCTGGCGGCAAAGGCTGAGAGCCGCAGCGTGGCCGGACCACTCAGACCGCGGTGAGTGATCAGCACCCGCCCGGTCTGGCGGAAGCGCTGGTTGCCCAGTTTCAAATCAAGGCCCACATCGTCGATGGCAATGCCACTGCAGGCCGTCAGAGCCGGTGCCTTCAGCGTGAGGCTGAACAGCGATGGCACCGGCGGCACCACCTGGTGACCAAGGGCTTCCGCCAGTTTTCGGCCACTGGGATGCCCCCCCGTGGCCAGCATCAAACAGCGCCCATGCAAAGGCTCAAGGCCGCGGCCCTCGAGCACAAACCCCCCCTCGGAGTGAACGCGCACCTGCTGGACCATGGCCTTCGTGCGCAGCTCGACACCTGAGGCCCTTGCCGCCTTCTGCAGGCACTGAATCACGGCCTCAGAACGGTTCTGCTGCGGAAACATCCGTCCATCGGGTTCCTCCACCAGGGTGAGCCCGTGCTCGTCAAACCAGGCAATCGCATCGCCACAGGCAAAGCGACTGAAGGGCCCCCGCAAGGGTCGACTACCACGGGGGTAATGGGTGGCCAGTTCACGGGGATCCCAACAGGCATGGGTCACATTGCAGCGACCGCCACCGCTGATTCGTACCTTCTGGAGGGGCTCAGGGGTGCCTTCCAGCACCAGCACATGCCGAACTCCCTGCTCGGCTGCACTGATTGCTGCCATGTACCCGGCAGGACCACCACCAACAACGATCAGATCAAGCGGGCTGAAAGCGGAGGGCGACACCGTTGTTGCAGTAGCGCTTGCCGGTGGGTCGTGGTCCGTCATTGAAAACGTGGCCCTGGTGCCCACCACAACGGCTGCAGTGGTATTCCGTGCGCGGCAGAATCAATTTGAAATCTACTTTCGTGGCGACGGCACCATCCAGGGGCTGCCAGAAGCTGGGCCAGCCGGTGCCGCTGTCGAATTTGGCCTCCGACGAAAACAACGCTGCATCACAACCGGCGCAGTGATAAGTGCCGGAACGCTTCTCTCCATTAAGCGGACTCGTGAAGGGACGTTCCGTTCCCTCATTGCGCAACACGTCATAGGCCTGGGGAGACAAACGCTCACGCCACTGCTCGGGATTGAGATCCCAAGAGGGATCGCCAGCGTTGGACGCCGCCAAAACAGGCTGAGGTCTCCAGAGACTGCCAAACACCCCTGCCATTGCCGCCAACAACAGCGATCGACGGGACAGAACGGCGGCACTCAAGCTCATCGACGCTGAAGCGGGAATCACGGGCGGTTCTAATGGATTGATGACTGCCGCCGGATCCACCGCTGCCTACCGCTTCAGTGTGGCGCCGATGCTGGATTGCACCGACCGCCATTTCCGGGTGCTGATGCGCCAGATCAGCCGTAGAGCCATGCTCTACAGCGAAATGGTGGTGGCCCAGGCGCTGCACCACAGCAAACGACGCAACAAGTTGCTGGATTTCGATCCGGTGGAACATCCCATCGCCCTGCAGGTGGGGGGAGACGATCCAGCCCTGCTGGCCGAGGCGGCACGACTGGCGCAGGACTGGGGCTACGACGAAATCAACCTCAATGTGGGTTGCCCCAGCCAGAAGGTGCAGGCCGGGAATTTCGGGGCTTGCCTCATGGCGGAGCCGGATCTGGTCGCCCGCTGTGTGGAGGCCATGGTGGACTCAGGGGAGCTCCCTGTGACCGTGAAACATCGGATCGGCATTGACGATCTCGACAGCGATGCCCTGCTGACGAACTTCGTGGATCGAGTGGCTCTAGCAGGGGCCAGCCGCTTCGCTGTTCACGCCCGTAAAGCCTGGCTGGAGGGCCTGGATCCCAAGCAGAACCGAACGATTCCTCCGCTGCAGCATGACCGCGTGGTGGCTCTCAAACAACGCCGCCCCGATCTGGTGATTGAACTCAACGGAGGGCTGGAATCCCCTAAAGACTGCCTTGAGGCACTGGAAGGGTGCGATGGCGCCATGGTGGGACGGGCGGCCTACAGCCATCCCCTGCGCTGGACCAACATCGATGCCTTGATTTTCGGGGAGGAGTCACGCCAAATCCTGGCGTCAGATGTTGTGGAGGGTCTACTTCCCCATGCAGAGGCTCATCTCGAGCGAGGGGGCCGGCTGTGGGACCTCTGCCGTCACTTAGTGCAACTCGTAGAAGGTGTCCGTGGTGCAAGGCACTGGCGGCGGGAGCTGGGGGAGAAAGCCCAGCGCCCCGGAGCGGATCTGGATGTGCTGCTCCAAGCCGGACAGCAACTTAAGGACGCAGGACTCTGATCAACGGCTGAGGTCAGCCCTCAGCTCCCCCGTAACCGGAAAAGTCATCGCCACCGCCGCTGGAGGATCCACGGCGACGACGGCTACGACCCTCGTCGTAGGCGTTGCCCTCGCCAGCGTTATCTCGGGCGCCATAGCTGCGATCTTCCCATCCCCTTGCACCAGAGGGGCGATCACCACCGCCGCCGTATCCACCACCGCCACCACCGCCGCCACGACGGGGGGCACTACCGCGGGGCTCCGCTTTGTTGATCCGGAGAGGACGGCCCATCAGTTCTGCACCCTGCAGGCCTTCAATGGCTGCTTCTTCGGTGGACTCATCAGCCATCTCAACGAAGGCAAAACCACGCTTGCGACCTGTGTCCCGCTCGAGGGGCAGCGCACAGTTGGTCACTTCACCGAACTGGGCAAACAGCTCGATCACATCTTCCTGCTCAGCGCGGAAGGGAAGGTTGCCGACAAAAATGCTCACGTTTTGCGTGGACCGGGTACGAAACAGTGGACCGATGAGGCCTTGAACATTGCCATCGGGCTATGACTCCGGAACGAAGTGACATAGCTCTGGCTGATTAAGCGTAGACCCGGTTATGGGTGTGAGTCATCCCACCGGTTGAGTTCCGTTGAAACGCTGTAACCAGCGCTGAAGCTGTTCATCAACACGCTCAAATCCCGTTCCACCTTCACTGCGACGGGCGGCCACAACGGCGCGGGGAGCCAGGGCGTCATGCAAATCCGCCTCAAAGGCCGGATGAAGTTCCTTCCAAGCAGTCAGATCAAGGTCCCGCAACAGACAACCCTGCTCGAGACAGCGCCGGACGACAGCGCCGACCAATTGATAAGCCTCGCGAAATGGAACACCGCGAGACACCAGATAGTCGGCCACATCCGTTGCATTAGAGAAATCCTGCTCCACGGCTTCATTGAGGCGCTCGACTCTGAAATCAAGGCCTTCCTCAAACAAAATCGCCATCGCCTCAACACAATCACGTGTTGTGCGGAAGGCATCAAACAGCGCCTCCTTGTCTTCCTGAAAATCCTTGTTGTAGGCCAGTGGAAGACCCTTAATCATGGTCAGTAATCCCTGGAGATGTCCGAAGACTCGCCCGGTCTTGCCCCGAACCAACTCAGGTACATCGGGATTCTTCTTCTGAGGCATGAGGCTGCTGCCCGTGGCACAGCGGTCGCTGAGCCGCACGAAGCCGAATTCCTCGGACGCCCAGGAGATCACCTCTTCGGCGAGACGGCTGAGGTGCACCATCACCAAGGATGCGGCAGCGGAGAACTCAACGCAGAAATCACGGTCGCTGACCGCATCGAGGCTGTTGGCATAAACCGCTGAAAAACCCAGCTCCTTCGCAGTGTGCTGACGATCAATCGGTACCGGCGTGCCCGCCAGGGCAGCAGCACCGAGCGGGCAAATATTCACGCGTTTCCGCACATCCTGAAGACGCTCGCGGTCGCGCTCCAACATCTCGACATAAGCGAGAAGATGATGGGCGAGACAGAGCGGCTGGGCCCGCTGCAGGTGGGTGTACCCGGGAATCATGGTGCGGCGATGACACTCCGCCTGGGTCAGCAGTGCCCCCTGCAACCGCTGCAGATCCTGATCCAGGCCATCCAGCCGTCGTCGCAGCCAGAGGCGTAGGTCAGTCCCAACCTGATCATTGCGGCTGCGTCCGGTGTGCAACTTCTTGCCCACCGGACCAAGCAAAGCAATCAGCCGGCGTTCCACAGCGAAGTGAACATCTTCATCAGCCAAACCCGGCTGGAAACTGCCGGATGCCGCCTCAGCACGAACCGTCTCCAGGCCCTTCACCAACTGCTCAGCTTCCGCCTCCGTGATCACTCCCACGCCGGCCAGCATCTGGGCATGGGCGATAGAACCATCGAGATCCTCCTGAAGAAGGGTCAGGTCAAAACCGATGGAGGCATTAAACGCCTCGATGAAAGGATGCAGACCCTGCTCAAAACGATCGCTCCAGGTGCCTGCAGCACCACCGGTCACCCCACCAGCCATCAATTCATCCGTCGATTTCCTCAGCTTGTCAGGCGATTGGCCGTCCCTGCACACTCGGCAACGTGACTGCTTCCGGAACTTTCAACACCACAAGCGAGGCGTCATCCTCCAGCTGACGATCCGGACCAACAAAACGGTCCAAGCGTTCAAACAGGCTTTCAAGAATTCCCTGCGCTCCCTGACCACTTCGACAGGCCGTTTCAAGGGCACGAATCAGCCGCGCCTCGTCGAAACGATCGCCGGTGATCCCCGATGCTTCGGTCACACCATCGGTGTAGTACAGCAAAACGTCTCCCGGTTCAAGGCGAACCTCGCCAAGGGCGAACTCAGCTTCAGGTTGGAGACCGATCAGAAGCCCAGCGGCATCGAGCCGCATGATCACCCGTCGCTCGGCGCGCCAAAGCAGGGGCGGGTTGTGGGCCGCATTGGCATAACGCAACCGCAGCGTACGCGGATCCAGATCGGAATAAAACAGCGTCACAAACCGGTGCGACTGCGCAAGGTCTTCCTGCGCCAGCTGGTTGAGGTCGTGGAGAATCCGATCCGGTGGCAGACCACTGAGAACCTCAGCGCGCAGCATCCCGCGCAACATCGTCATCAACAGCCCAGCAGGAACGCCTTTGCCCATGACATCACCCATCACCAGCGCCCAGCGACCCCGCTCACGGCGTCGGCCAATGAGTTCCGGACGGGTGGGAATGAAGTCGTAGTAGTCACCGCCCACCTGAAAAGCAGGCCGACAGCGCGCAGCCAGATCAACGCCCTCGATCACAGGGCAACGATCCGGCAACAACTGCGCCTGAATCTCTGCACCAATACTGAGTTGTCGATCCACCCGCTCATACCGACGGGCGTCCTGAAGCATCTGATCGTTTTCGATCGCAACACCAGCAAGATCCGCCACCAACTGAACGTGCCGACGATGCACCTCGGTCCAAACCAAAGAGCCGTTGCGGGCATAGACATAAAGACGGCCACGCGTCCGACCACGGGCCGTCACACACGTCGCGAACAAAGCCGCTTTGGGCAGGCAGCGTTGAACCAGACGGTCGAGCGCCAACAGCTGCTGATCGTCACTGCCAAAACCCACGGCAGATCCAGGTTCAAAGGCGGCTAAGCGCTGCAGCAGATCCTGGGACGGCTCAGCTGGACTCCCCTGCAACTGATCACGCCAGAGGCGACCATCCATCTGAAACGGAACAAGCAAGGCCCCCTCAACACCCACCAGGCGTGAGGCCACGACGGGCACAAGCTCAAGAAATCGCTGAAGGTTGGTGAAGCTGCGGAGGGCAAACCCCAGGGAGACCAACAGATCCTGATTGCGGAGCTGTTCGCCGCTGAGGCTGTCAAACAGCTGACGCAACGAAGCCATGGCCTCGGGCGAGGGGTGTCCAGTCCGCTGCGCAGAGCTGGGGTGACGTCCGGGCGGCTTGCTGCTCAACCTCGCACCCTTAGGGTCCGCAAGGTAGCAACGCTTCAACGTCCAGTCAGCAGAGCCTCAACGAATTCAAAACTGTTGAAGGGGCGCAGATCGCGGATTCCTTCCCCAGCGCCGATGAAACGAATCGGCAATCCTGCCTCAGACGACACCGCCAGGGCGACGCCGCCACGAGCTGTGCCGTCGAGTTTGGTGATTACAACGCCGGTGAGGCCGGCCGCCTTGGCAAAGGCCATGGCCTGGCGAAGCCCGTTCTGACCCTGACTTGCATCAAGAACCAGCAAGGATTCGACCTTCGCCTCCGGCGCCAAACGGTCGATGATCTTTCTGACTTTTTGGAGTTCCTCCATCAAGTTGTGCTTGGTTTGCAACCGTCCGGCGGTATCCACCAACAGCAGATCAGACTTGCGCGAACGAGCGGCGCCAATTGCATCGAAAACAACGGCAGCAGGGTCGGCATTGCTGCTGGGGTTTGACACCACAGGAACATCACTGCGCTCTCCCCAAACCTCAACCTGCTGCACGGCTGCAGCACGGAAGGTGTCTGCAGCAGCAATCAGAGCCGAATAGCCACTGCGAACAGCCAGATTGGCAAGTTTTCCCAGGGTGGTTGTCTTACCAACCCCATTCACCCCCACCATCAACCAGATATTGAGGCGATCCCGTTCCGGCGCCAGAAGATGAACACCACTGGCCTGGATCGGCTCGTCCAACAGGCCACGCAGCTGTTCCTTGAGGAAGCGAATCCCTTCCGCAGGATCAACGACCTCCTCATTCATCCGTTGACGGAGGGCATCCAGCACCTGATCGGTGGCCTGGACGCCAGCATCCGCTCTCAGCAAGAGAGTTTCGAGATCATCGAGAACCTCCGGTGTTAACGGGTCGTCACCGAGATTCTCCAAAAGGCTTGTAACAAAACCCTGACGGGTCTTTTCAAGGCCGCGGCGGAGCCGGCCCAACCAATCGATTTCCTCGAGGGAAACCTGATCGACCCGACGGCCCTGGGCCGCAAGCACCTCGGCAGACCAGGTGAAATCCTGATCAAAGTCACCCAGCTGCGGCTCTTCTGAGTCGAGAGCTGGCGCAGGGGTAGAAGCCAGCGTGGGTGCAGGGGGAGCCTCAAGAGCCCTGTCATCCAGATCCTGCTGTCGCTGCTGGCGCTGAGCCGCGGCCTGCTCCAGCAGCGACAGTCCGGGGGCTGGTACTGGAGAAGGTGTCGGTAAAGGTGCCGGACCTGGCGTTGGTGAAAGTGAAAGTGAGGGTTCTGGTTCTGGACTGGGCGCAGGGGTGGGCTTGGGGGCCGATTCAGCAACAGGAGACGCTGCCTGTTGCTGAGCCTTCAGGCGGGCATAGGCTTCACGGGCCCAAACCAGGGCTTCGTCTTCTTCCTCACTGGCTGCAGGAGCTGGAGTGGGCTCCGGCGCTGCTGAAACGGGAGCATCAATCCCACCAGCCGTCGGTTCCGGCTTCGGAGCGGGGGGTGGCGTCGGCGACTCCTCAGCCTGTCGTTCGAACCAGTTGAACACCATCAGGCCGATGCTTTCGATTGAGCGTCATGGAAGCGGCGCAACACGCCATTAATCATCCGGCGACCCTGCTCATCGCTATAACGGTTGGCCAGCTCAACCGCCTCGTTAAACGCCACTGGAGCAGGAGTGCGCAGGCTTTCCAGGTCAACGACAGCCAACCGGAGAATGTCGCGATCGATCCGCGGCAGTCGGGTCAGTCTCCAGCCCTCCATCACCTGATCGAGCCGTTTGTCGATGCCCTCGCGCTGGGTGAGCACCTTCTGAACCCGATCCATGGCGCCGCGGCGAATCTGCTCCTGGTCGCCAAGCAACAACAGCCGAGGCAAATCAAGACTGGCGGACAATCCATTCAGCACCTGTTCAGCGGAACTCAACGATTCGCGCAGATGGGTGCGGACGGTGTCATGGGTTCCGGTTTCACCCTGCTGCAACTCGCTATCCAGCAGGGACTGCTGCGCCTGATCGAGCTCTGCAGCACTGGTATCAAGCGACTCACGCCAGTGCTGGGTGAGGGTGTCGAGGGCCTGGTCCAGGATCAAATCAAGGGCCAGGTCAGCGACTGAAGCTGACTTCTGTTCCGGCACCTGACCAAGCACCAGCAAGGCCAGCTCTCGTGTAAGGGATCGTATCGCCATGACTCAGCTGGAAGGAGATGCAGAAGCCCGTAACTGGGCCATGAGGCTTGAAAAACTCCGATTCACAGGAGCTTCACGATCATCGGGGTTGACGATTCCGGCCGAAATGATCGTTCGGAAGGCTTCTTCAACGCTGATCTCAAGCTCTCGGACGGACCCCTCTGGAACAAGGGTGTACCAACCGGTGGTGGGATTCGGAGCGGTGGGGATGAACACACTCAACAGGGGCTCCTTCAGATCAGATTGAAGTGAAGGACCCACTTCCCCGGTCACAAAACCAACGCTGAACAATCCCTCCCGGGGGTACTCGACGAGAACAACGCGACGGAAGCGAGTGGAGTTGTCGCGGAAAAAGGTCTCAAGCAGCTGCTTCAGAGTCTTGTAAACCGATCCAGCCAGGGGAATCCGGCTCAAGGTGCCTTCACCGAACTCCAACAGCCAGCGACCCACAATGTTTCGGGCCATCAAACCGATCAGAAGGATGCCCATCAGAGGCACCGTGAGACCGAGAGCCAGATTGATCAGATCCTGAAGCAGTGGATTCAGGGTGATAAACGGATTGAACTGCTTCGGTATCGAGGTCAGGAAGGCCAGAACAAAGCGACTGACAATCGTTGACAGCCAAATCGTGGTCGCCAATGGAATGACCACCAGCAGCCCTGCAATCAGGTCGTTTTTTAGATCCTGCCGAAGCCTTGCGGAGAGCGGCAGATCAGGTCTGGGATTGGACTGGACCAAGGAGCTACTGCGCCCAGCTTTGAGTTAGTTCTGACCAACCTAACCAGCGGTCAGAGCACTGCCGTGAACGCGAGGAGCACAAACGCAATCGCAAGAACCACAGCCGTTATGGTTCCACCGATAAACCGCTGCTGAGATTCACGGGCCTGACCGGCCTCAACAGTCTTGAATTGGGCCTCTATCTGGGCAATCTGATCGTCCACCATCTTTTCGGCAGCCCGCAGCTTGTCGTCCTCGGTGGCATCGGCAGCGAGTTGACCGGCCTGGGCAAGCTGCTCACCCAAGGAGGTGACCTGCGCGGGATCGGCGCGGAATGCTCGGGCATCCTTCAAGGCTTCGCGACCCTGTTCCAGATTGCGCTGGAGAGCAATGTCACCCGCACCCCTATCCAGGGACATCGGCACGGCAACCACCATGCCGAAGGCCAACAGCCCTGAAAGGACAGCGATCAGGAGGCGCAGAGGACTGAGCTGCTGCTGAGGGTGATCCAGCCTTGATCCAATCAGGCAGATCAACAAACCGGCAAACCCCAGAGGAGCCAAAGCCACGAGCGGACCGGTGACCTGCGGGCGAGGAGCATCCGCACTCCAGTCGACGCCAACAAGAACAGCCAGCATCTGCAGGACGAGAATCACCACGAGGGTCAAGCCCAGCCAGCGCAGCAAAGGTGCAAGACGTCCTGTCTCAGTCCCGGTCACAGAGAAGATGCTGATGAGCGCTCAACCCTAAGGTCGATGAAAGGGCATGTCACCGATCAACAAACGCTGTTGAGTCAGGCTCTAAAGCACCGCGCCGGTGAGGAGGGCTTCAACCCCGTTGGCATTGCCAGGATCCCAGGAAGTCCACGGCTGCAGCTGCGCACGCAAGCCCTGCAGCGCTGGTTGGACCATGGCCATCAAGCCGACATGGCCTGGATGGCGGCCCCCCGACGGCGAGACCCCAGGCTGCTGTTGGACGGAGCCAACAGCGTGCTCGCCGTTGGCCTCAACTATTACGTCGACGCCCAACCCTCCCCCGGCTCCCTCAAGGTCGCACGCTATGGCTGGGGACGGGACTATCACCGGGTTGTGGATCAACGGCTGCGACGGATCGGCCGCTGGCTTTCGGAACAACGGCCAGATTGCGGCTGGCGCGCCTGTGTTGACGCAACACCTCTGCTGGACAAGGCCTGGGCTGAGGAAGCCGGCCTGGGCTGGATCGGCAAGCACAGCAATCTGATTCACCCCGAAAGGGGCTCGTGGATGGTGATTGGCCATCTGCTGACCACAGAGCCTTTGGACGCCGATCCACCAGCCCGCAGCCTCTGTGGACGCTGCAGCGCCTGCATCGATG contains:
- the ftsY gene encoding signal recognition particle-docking protein FtsY, giving the protein MVFNWFERQAEESPTPPPAPKPEPTAGGIDAPVSAAPEPTPAPAASEEEDEALVWAREAYARLKAQQQAASPVAESAPKPTPAPSPEPEPSLSLSPTPGPAPLPTPSPVPAPGLSLLEQAAAQRQQRQQDLDDRALEAPPAPTLASTPAPALDSEEPQLGDFDQDFTWSAEVLAAQGRRVDQVSLEEIDWLGRLRRGLEKTRQGFVTSLLENLGDDPLTPEVLDDLETLLLRADAGVQATDQVLDALRQRMNEEVVDPAEGIRFLKEQLRGLLDEPIQASGVHLLAPERDRLNIWLMVGVNGVGKTTTLGKLANLAVRSGYSALIAAADTFRAAAVQQVEVWGERSDVPVVSNPSSNADPAAVVFDAIGAARSRKSDLLLVDTAGRLQTKHNLMEELQKVRKIIDRLAPEAKVESLLVLDASQGQNGLRQAMAFAKAAGLTGVVITKLDGTARGGVALAVSSEAGLPIRFIGAGEGIRDLRPFNSFEFVEALLTGR
- the nusB gene encoding transcription antitermination factor NusB — translated: MAIRSLTRELALLVLGQVPEQKSASVADLALDLILDQALDTLTQHWRESLDTSAAELDQAQQSLLDSELQQGETGTHDTVRTHLRESLSSAEQVLNGLSASLDLPRLLLLGDQEQIRRGAMDRVQKVLTQREGIDKRLDQVMEGWRLTRLPRIDRDILRLAVVDLESLRTPAPVAFNEAVELANRYSDEQGRRMINGVLRRFHDAQSKASA
- a CDS encoding DUF502 domain-containing protein; its protein translation is MVQSNPRPDLPLSARLRQDLKNDLIAGLLVVIPLATTIWLSTIVSRFVLAFLTSIPKQFNPFITLNPLLQDLINLALGLTVPLMGILLIGLMARNIVGRWLLEFGEGTLSRIPLAGSVYKTLKQLLETFFRDNSTRFRRVVLVEYPREGLFSVGFVTGEVGPSLQSDLKEPLLSVFIPTAPNPTTGWYTLVPEGSVRELEISVEEAFRTIISAGIVNPDDREAPVNRSFSSLMAQLRASASPSS
- a CDS encoding HpsJ family protein; translated protein: MTGTETGRLAPLLRWLGLTLVVILVLQMLAVLVGVDWSADAPRPQVTGPLVALAPLGFAGLLICLIGSRLDHPQQQLSPLRLLIAVLSGLLAFGMVVAVPMSLDRGAGDIALQRNLEQGREALKDARAFRADPAQVTSLGEQLAQAGQLAADATEDDKLRAAEKMVDDQIAQIEAQFKTVEAGQARESQQRFIGGTITAVVLAIAFVLLAFTAVL
- the queG gene encoding tRNA epoxyqueuosine(34) reductase QueG — protein: MKGHVTDQQTLLSQALKHRAGEEGFNPVGIARIPGSPRLQLRTQALQRWLDHGHQADMAWMAAPRRRDPRLLLDGANSVLAVGLNYYVDAQPSPGSLKVARYGWGRDYHRVVDQRLRRIGRWLSEQRPDCGWRACVDATPLLDKAWAEEAGLGWIGKHSNLIHPERGSWMVIGHLLTTEPLDADPPARSLCGRCSACIDACPTDAIHEPFVVDARHCLAFHTIENREDDLPENIRAALGPWVAGCDICQDVCPWNHRSLTQSSDPDMQPRPWLLNLDKQQIQNWDDSIWDKNLRGSALRRVKPWMWRRNAAAAQPDSTPTL